The Prinia subflava isolate CZ2003 ecotype Zambia chromosome 18, Cam_Psub_1.2, whole genome shotgun sequence genome has a window encoding:
- the CCNG2 gene encoding cyclin-G2, which translates to MSSEVLWLFKQLNLHLELEGRFQPREKGLSLIEGAAENENTLCSRQRNAKVEDLWSLTNFFGFATETFVLAVNILDRFLALMKVKPKHLSCIGVCCIQLAACVVEEECNIPSAHEIIRISQCKCTVSDLKRMEKIISEKLHFEFKATTALTFLHLYHTIVLCHTSERKEVLNLDKLEAQLKACNCRLVFSKAKPSVLALCLLTLEVQTLKSVELLEILLRVQKHSKISDSDLLYWRELVSKCLADYSSPECCKPDHKKLVWIVSRRTAQNLQNSYYSVPELPTIPEGGCFNGSESEDSCEDMSSGEESLSTSPPSDLEGTFFFELKPKPKWQTLSCRS; encoded by the exons atgaGCAGCGAGGTGCTTTGGCTTTTCAAGCAGCTGAACCTCCACCTGGAGCTGGAGGGGCGGTTCCAGCCCCGCGAGAAGGGACTCAGCCTCATCGAGGGCGCCGCCGAG AATGAAAACACTCTGTGTTCAAGACAAAGGAATGCCAAGGTTGAAGATCTTTGGAGTCTGACCAACTTCTTTGGATTTGCAACTGAAACGTTTGTTTTGGCTGTCAACATTCTGGACAGATTCTTGGCTCTGATGAAG GTGAAACCGAAGCATTTGTCTTGCATTGGAGtttgctgcatccagctggccGCCTGTGTCGTGGAGGAGGAATGCAACATCCCATCTGCTCACGAGATCATCCGGATCAGCCAATGTAAATGCACTGTGTCCGACCTGAAACGGATGGAAAagataatttcagaaaaattgcACTTTGAATTTAAAGCTACTACTGCCTTAACCTTCTTGCACTTGTACCATACTATTGTACTCTGTCATACCTCAGAAAG GAAAGAAGTATTGAATCTGGACAAGTTGGAAGCACAGCTAAAAGCTTGCAACTGCCGTCTAGTCTTCTCTAAAGCAAAA CCATCTGTCCTGGCCTTGTGCCTTCTCACTCTGGAAGTTCAGACGCTGAAATCTGTTGAGCTATTGGAGATCCTTCTGCGTGTTCAAAAGCATTCAAAG atAAGTGATAGTGACCTACTTTACTGGAGGGAACTGGTCTCTAAATGCCTGGCAGATTATTCTTCTCCTGAATGCTGCAAGCCTGATCACAAAAAATTAGTTTGGATTGTTTCCAGACGTACAGCCCAAAACCTGCAAAACAGTTACTACAGTGTTCCTGAATTGCCAACAATCCCAGAGGGTGGATGTTTCAATGGAAGTGAGAG TGAAGACTCCTGTGAAGACATGAGCAGCGGGGAAGAAAGCCTTAGCACTTCTCCTCCGAGTGATCTGGAAGGCACCTTCTTCTTTGAACTCAAACCTAAACCCAAGTGGCAAACTCTCAGCTGTCGGTCTTAG
- the CCNI gene encoding cyclin-I, whose amino-acid sequence MKFSGPLESQRLSLLLEMAISREAQMWKAYVPKIQPNQDVAISPRQRDEVIQWLAKLKYQFHLYPETLALAISLLDRFLGAVKARPKYLNCIAISCFFLAAKTIEEDERIPVLKVLARDSFCGCSPAEIRRMEKIILDKLNWDLHMATPLDFLHIFHAVAVSSRPQLLALLPTPSPSQHVAALTKQLLHCMACFQLLQFKGSMLALAIVSLELEKLLPDWLALIIELLQRAQMDSSQLIHCRELVAHHLSTLQPSLLPNSVYVYSPLQQTLVTCNRGAFHRQPSSVPGPGLSKDNGRPEAPVTATAALYPRLPAPAGGCKPGSAKRKVEEMEVDDFYDGIKRLYNEDLAPEAVALENMGSVCGADVSRQEGSVSPCPPLQPVSVM is encoded by the exons ATGAAGTTTTCAGGACCCCTGGAGAGCCAGAGGTTGTCTCTCCTTCTGGAGATGGCAATCTCTAGGGAAGCTCAAATGTGGAAAGCATATGTGCCGAAAATTCAGCCCAATCAG GATGTAGCCATTTCTCCAAGGCAGAGGGATGAGGTCATCCAGTGGCTGGCCAAGCTCAAGTACCAGTTCCACCTTTACCCAGAAACGCTCGCCCTGGCCATCAGCCTCTTGGACAGGTTTTTAGGAGCAGTAAAG GCCCGTCCAAAGTACCTGAACTGTATTGCAATCAGCTGCTTCTTCCTCGCTGCAAAGACCATTGAGGAAGATGAG AGGATTCCAGTACTGAAAGTGTTGGCTCGGGACAGCTTTTGTGGTTGTTCTCCAGCTGAAATTCGCAGAATGGAGAAGATCATCCTGGATAAATTGAACTGGGATCTTCACATGGCAACGCCACTGGATTTCCTTCATATT TTCCACGCCGTGGCGGTGTCCAGCAGGCCGCAGCTcttggccctgctgcccacgccgAGCCCCTCGCAGCACGTGGCGGCGCTCaccaagcagctgctgcactgcatggcctgtttccagctgctgcagttcaAGGGCTCCATGCTGGCGCTGGCCATCgtcagcctggagctggagaagctgctccCCGACTGGCTGGCTCTCATCATCGAGCTGCTCCAGAGGGCACAG ATGGACAGCTCGCAGCTGATCCACTGCCGGGAGCTCGTGGCACATCACCTTTCCACTCTGCAGCCTTCTCTGCTGCCCAACTCTGTATATGTCTACAGTCCCCTCCAGCAGACCCTGGTGACCTGTAACAGAGGAGCGTTCCACCGCCAGCCCTCCTCTGTCCCAGGGCCGGGTCTCTCCAAGGACAACGGCCGGCCAGAAGCGCCCGTCACAGCTACAGCCGCGCTCTACCCGCGCCTGCCCGCCCCCGCCGGCGGCTGCAAGCCAGGCTCCGCCAAGCGCAAGGTGGAAGAGATGGAAGTGGACGACTTCTACGATGGCATCAAGCGCCTCTACAATGAAGACCTGGCTCCGGAGGCGGTGGCCCTGGAGAACATGGGCTCTGTTTGCGGGGCTGACGTCTCGCGGCAGGAGGGCAGCGTGTCCCCTTGCCCGCCTCTGCAGCCGGTGTCTGTCATGTAG